TTGTGGAATATTGAAACCTCTTTCCTAAAACAATTTGAAAACCACTATGAATCAGTGTTGATAAACTTACTCAGACACCAGTTCATCGTTCAGATCTACCAGTTAACGATACGTATGATGTGGTAAATGGTCCTTGAGATGTCATTATGTATATATCAGATAAGCAAAAATTAGATTCTTCCAAAGATCTTGTAAGTATTCTTAATACAACATCTAGCTGCAAGAGAATTCAAGATTTATGAAATAGTAAAGGGAGTGGAAAATATGTATTAGAGCTTACAAATGCACTTAAAAAAGAAGTATACTGTGATATGGATTTTGCTGGTGGAGGTTGGACTTTGGTTTGAAGAAGTCATGTTAATGCCGCACCATTAAATTTTGGTTGGATGATTGAATATGGAAGCTTAAATAATGATAATGATAAATATTCACTGTGACCAACGGTTCAGTCTTTGGGTTTTTGAGAAATAATGGTTTCTAGTTATATAAATTCTAAGCGTCCAGATAAGGCAGTTGTCATAAGTGTACTTGATGACTATATTCTAAATCCGAGTAATTTTGCATCATCCAGTATTACTTCAAATTGTAGAGAATTTAGCCAAGATGGCTGAGATTGGAATAGTTCATGTGATTTAGAAGATGATTGACTTAATTATGCACATGCCAACTGGGGATTCATTTCCTACAGAGATACTGAACCTAAAATATGATTTAGAGATGAGGGTTTTTATTTAAGATACTACTGAAATCCCACAAATTCATCGGATGTTACTTCTCTTTATTGATTACAAGTTAATGGATTTAAGGGATGAGTGACTAGTTGAGAGTCAATTTGAGATTTAGCAGGGAAACCAGGAATGATTTATGTACGATAACTATTTTTATATGAAAAAATGATTTACTTTAGTAGAACTCATAGTCGTTATTACAATAGTCGCAATCCTATCAAGTATTGGATTTGTTGCATACACAGATTATTTACTTTGAGTACGAGATTCAAACAGAATTCAACAAGTAGCAAATCTCTACAACGCTTCAGAGCTCTATACAGCACGAAATCAGTTTCCTCTCTCACAGTGAACTAAAACGATTGAATATGCTGGAACTATTGCCTGATATCAATGAGATATAAATCAAGATACTCTTGATGTTATTCGATATTCTGATGGTGGAGTAGATCCCAGGACAAAAGAATTTTTTACATTTTTCACAAGTGTAGATAGAAAGAGTACACAAATTTTAACATTTTTAGAAAATGAAGACTCTCTTAATGTTTGATTCACTCAAAACACGTATGCACTCTGAGAATGATTGTACCCATACGTATATTGAGCTGAACTAGGTGTCCTAATAGATACGAGTACCAGTATTCCCATACATAGAAATCCTAGCTATGCAAGTGCTTCAACTATTGATATAGGAGGAGCATCAAATGATCTTGTTGCAATCCTAACTAATTCAAGGCTTTTAAAAGGTGGGAGTGATGAATTTTTGTGACTCATACCAAACTCGACATGTAAGTCTCACAAGTTATCTCTACCTTCTGCTGTAAATGGACTCTATATAATAAACCCTTCTTGAAAGAAAATTATTCAAGTGTATTGTAACATGGAGCTTGATGGTGGTGGATGGACTCTTGTTGGACGTACAAGTGAAGGTGACTCTCTGTATCAAGATTTTTGATGGATGGTTGAATGAGGGAGTTTAGATAATGAGGTTATTCCATATTCGCTATGATCAGAATCTAAAAATTTAAATTTTTCTGAAATTATGTTAGCTTCTTACACAACAGGAAAAACTATAGATTATGCTTTAAGTGTTGAGATAAGTGATACACTTTATATAAAAGATGCGAGCCAATATGCAAGTGCTAGTTCTACAGTTCCTGGCAGTTGTAGAGAATTATTTCCTGTAACTACTTGGGCTAGTGCTTGTGATAATGAGGGGACAACAGGCTACTATGTCAGTAGATGGGGAAATATTGATTACACAGATAGAGAAATTGCTGATTGAGGGAGAGTGAGTGGACATAGATATGAATGATATTATTTTAGATATTATTCATCTGCTGTGAATTCTTGAATAGATAATGGAAAAAGTTTATATTGATTGAGGTCAGATAAATTTAATAGCTGAGTTGATTGAGATCTAGCTTGAAAAAATGGTATGATATTTGTGAGATAGAAGAGACTCAAAAAAACTCTTCAGCATTGGCTGAAGAGTTTTTTTGTAAGTAGAATCCAAGAAAATTATCCTTTTTTAATTTCTTTCATTTTTAAAACCTCGTGTTTTCGAGTTTTTGGATTATATTTTCTGAGTTCTGGACCTTTTTTACCAGCTTCAAAATTCTTTTTTTGGATATTCGTAGAGTGAACCATATTTCCAGTTTCTGTAGAGTAATATGCTACATAAGTTCTTTTTCCTTTTGCCATTGCAATGATATTAAGATTAAATTTGTTGTAAATCTGCCCGATTATATAAGAAATTGTGTGAAATACAAATATTTTTTTATACTTTCATGATGTCAGATTCTTTCTTTTTTGCGACTTCCTCTACTGTTTTGTTAGCCTCATCGATGAGTTTTTGTAAATCACGTTCTAGATCTCGAGCGACATCTTCAGAGATTTCTTTATCTGTTTCTTGCCTTTTTATCTTTTTAAGATAATCACCTCGTACATTTCGAACGGATACTTTTCCATCTTCCGTAAATTTCTTTACTACTTTTACCATTTCTTTTCGTCTCTCTTCCGTCATTGGAGGTATTCTAATAAGCACAGAGTCAGCTTGTGTTTGAGGGTTTAAACCTACTCAGGCATCTGTTATAGCTTTTGCAATCGCGTGAACGATACTCTTATCCCACGGGGCAATCGAGAGTGTTTGGTTATCTAAAATATTTACAGAGGCTATATTTTTAATTGCTTGTAAACTCCCGTATTGTTCTATCATTATTCATTCTACGAGTGCTGGATTCGCTCTTCACATTTGAAGCTTAGAGAATTCACTCTCTAGGTGTGAAAGAGCCTTTTCTAAATCTTTTTTAGCATCTTGGATCATATATTTTTGTCTATTTATATAAAGTATAGCTGCATTATAGCGAATAATGAGCTTAAATCAATTTTTCTTTTTTAAGAATTTTAAGAGTAGCTTTTCAGAGAAACTCACTGAGTTTAGAAATATTTTTATCTCTTATCCAATCTCGAATCTGTGTTGCAGAAATAGGAAGGATACTTCTAGGTATTTCAAAGATATCTATATCAAATGGGAGGAGGTTTCAAAGTTTTTGTAGTACTAAAACTGCAGAATCATTTTTTTTATCTCAGCAATACACTTCTATATGAGTAGATTCCTTCGGAATGTACTCTAAAATCTTAGCAATCCACTCTGTATCGCTTTTATAATCTGGAAGATTTTGAATAATTAACCCTCTATTTTCATACTCTGAGTTCATTATTTGTTTTCTGAGTTCAAAACTATAGGGATTTTTTTCGTCTAGTGTTTCTGATGAACCAATGAGCACAATCGTTTTTATATTTTGCTCGAGAGATTTTTGAATGAGAAGCTTATGTCAAATATGCAATGGTTGAAACCTGCCAATTATCAGTCAGTATTTTTCCATTACCGTGCGTTAAAATACTCAGTGAGTTGAGGGATAATTTGTTTTTTACGTGACAGTCGAGCTCAAAGATTTGCTTCATTATTTATAACGCTCGAGTCAAAAACCGTTTCAATTATTTCAGAATCTTTTCCATCTAAAACAAGGGTCGTATTTATTTCTTGAATGATATCTACGATACTGAGCATGATGAAATCGAGTTTTTGATTCTCTTTAATATTTTTCATTCAGACAAGTATTTCTTCTTTTCTTGCTAAAATATTATCTGGAGATGTCGTCTCAACTGTTCCACATCCTATATTTGAATCTCATGCTTCAAATATTTTATAATCTGATGTTATTATTTCCTCAGCTGATACATCTCATAAATCAGATTTAGCTTCAAACATCGGCATTGCAAAATCACTGAGGTTTGAGATAGCAGTTATTTTTTGTAATTTTGCAGCAATGACTTTATCCTCTTCAGTCGTTGTTGATGATTTCCAGAGAAGTGAATCAGACATAATACACGCAAGCATCATAGTTGCAATATCCTGCGATATTTCATAACCTGCTTCTATATACATCTTATACAAAACAGAAGCTGTAGAGCATAGAGGCTCAAGTCTCATAAAGAGAGGAGTATTACTTTCAAAATTAATTTTATGGTGATCTACAATATGACTTACTCTCACGTTGGTGAGATTATCAATACTTTGAGACGCTTCATTGTGATCAACGAGACAGACATCAATGTTAGTATCTAATTGTGTAACTATTACAGGCTCTGGTATATTATATTTTTCCAGCAGAAAAAGTGTTTCTTTATTGAGGCTTCCTTGAATATATGGAGTTGCTAAATATCACTTTTTGTTCAAATAATCAGCCATAATGATAGCCGAAAGAGTACAGTCAGTATCAGGATTTTTATGTCCTATAACAGAAATTTGAGTCATAATATTGTGTGAAAAATGTAGTGTTTAAAAGAATTTAATCTTGTCAGCATTTGGATGCTCTTTGAGTTTTTCGAGGGTTTTTGCTTCAATTTGTCGAATACGTTCTCTTGTAACTCCAAACTCTTTTCCAACCTCTTCAAGCGTGTGAACATCTCCTCATTCGAGTCCAAAACGCATTTTGATAATTTTTCTTTCTCGAGGAGTGAGGAAATCTAGCATTTCATTAAGATTTTCTTTTAGGAGATTCATATTCGTTTGCTCATCTGGAGCCATTGTTTTATCATCTTCGATAAAATCACCAAGAGATGTATCTTCTTCAGAACCAACTGGAGCATCAAGAGAGAGAATATCCTGAGAGATTCTCATTATTTGACGAACTTTTTTGATATCCATATCAAGTTCTGTTGCAAGTTCTTCCATAAGTGGTTCTCTTGTGAGTTCTTGAGTGAGACGTCTATAGGTATGTGTGAATTTATTGATGGTTTCGATCATATGAACGGGAACTCGAATCGTTCGAGCTTGATCAGCAATAGCTCGAGTTACCCCTTGTCGAATCCACCATGTCGCGTAAGTAGAGAATTTGAATCATTTTGTCGCATCAAATTTATCTACAGCTCGAAAAAGTCCAACATTTCATTCTTGAATTAAGTCAAGAAGTCAAAGACCTCGACCCATATATTTTTTTGCAATAGAAACAACCAGTCTTAGATTCGCTGCTGCGAGTGTTTTTCTAGCTTCTTGATCTCCTTCCTTGATTCTACGACCGAGTTCTACTTCTTGTTCTCCATTCAGGAGATCAACACGACCGATTTCATTGAGGTACATTCTGATAGAATCGTCTGAGATTTCTGAGAGTGAAACCGCTCCACTATGATTGTCCTTTTTTTCTTTTTTTCAATCAGTAAAGAGATTAGATTTATCTAAACTATCTACAACATCAATTCCAATCGTCATGAGTCGAGAATAGATTTCATCAAGCAAATCAACATCATCCTCAGCATTAGGGATTGCGTTCATGAGCTCATCTTGAGTGATTCTTCCGTCAACTTTTCACTTTTTCATGAGTTCTTGAATCTCTTCAGGCATATCCTCAAGCATATCATCAGGAATCTCATTGTCTATGAATTTTTGCATTCATTTTCACACTCTTCGTTTGTCTTGATCACGTTCTATGGGCATTCTTTTGAGTCCTTTTTCTTTTTTTAGGGCTCAAATCTCTTCGAGTGCTTCAACAACGACATCATCATTTACTTCTCATGATTCGATTTTAACAGCAGCTTCTTCAGCTTCTTTTTGTTGTAGTGCTTCATCTTGGGTTGTAAGACTTTGCATTGCAGCTCAGAGAGTGTCGAGATCTATTTCTTGTATCTTTGATTTGATATCATCTTTTTTTGGTGTAGCCATATGTGATTGTAATATTACAGAAAAAAGCTTCTAGAGAATCCTAGAAGTATAAATGTGGTGTGATATACTTATAATTTCGTATATAGTTTTTAATTGAATTTGAGAAATACTATCTCTTTTTCGTGATGTATTCTATGAAAAACGTCTAAAAATGCAAGAGATTTTTTTTGAATTCTCTATTTTAAATTATGCTTTTTTGCTGTTTGTAATAGTTCAGAATATTTTACAAGAGCCTGAGAATCTCACTGGTTAATTTTTTGTTTATATTTTTCTGTGAGTTGTTTATAAAAAATTCTATTTACTTGCAGTATAGCAGAGTGTAGGGCTCAGAGCATATCCTCTGGATTCGTGTATTTTTGAGAGTTTTGAAAGTTTAATGCTTTGAGTGTTTCTTTTTTTTGTAAGTCAAGTGAAGAGAAAAATTTTTCAGGATTCTCAAGTGCTGATTCAAGTACAGAGCTTTTGGCTTCAGGGAATAGTAGTCAGTTTGTTACTATTTCAGCAGCATCATAATTGTCATATACGAAACTCAGAAGTATTTCATCTGTAGAAAGTTGTATTTTTGGAGCTTTTTCTGCGACCTCCTTTTGAGTATTTCCTCTTTTTTTATACATCTCATAAATAAGAGCAAGGGGAGTTTTACTCAGTTTTGATATTTCTTGGAGGTACATATCTTGTTCTATAGAATCAGAATAACTCGAAATAGTTTCAAATATTTCACTCAAAAACTTCTTCTTTTCGTCTATACTTTCTAAATTATAGCTTGTTTTTTGAATGAGATATTGAATTGGAGTTATTGCTGAATCTATAAGTATTTGGAAATTTCATCCTCATTCTAAAAATTCATCTGGATCTTTTGCTCAAGATATTTCTATTATTTTGACCTCTAGTCCTTTGTTTTTTAGGAGCTCGAGAGATAATTTAGTTGCTTGTTCACCAGCTTTGTCATTATCAAAGCAGAGATAAATTTTATGCGTGAGTCGTTTAATAATGGTGATGTGTTTTTCTGTGAGTGCGGTTCCTGAAACGGCTACGGTTTGTAAAAAGTTGTATCTATGAAGCGCTATAGTATCCATGTATCATTCAGTCACTATGATTTGATCTGATGTGGAGATAGCTTTTCTTGCTTTGTAGAGACCATATAAAATAGACGATTTATCATAAATATCACTGGCTGGTGAATTGAGATACTTAGGTTCTCACGATCAAATAATTCTCCCAGCAAAAGCAACAGTATCACCTCTGAGATTTTCAATTGGGAAAATAACTCTTCCTATAAATTTATCCTTTTTTTGTCTGATATCGAGAAATATATGTGATTGCTCGATTTGTTCATCCTGATATCATTTGTCTTTGAGATAGTTATAGAGGGACACTCAAGAATCTGCGTATCAAAAAGCAAAATTTATTATATCATCTTCACTGAGACCTCTGTCCATGAGGTATTTTTTTATTTCCGGATTTTCTTTGAGTGACTTTTGATAATACACACTCGCATCTTTATACAGTGAGTAGAGGTTTTTTTTGATTTGGATAACTTCTTTACTTTCAGTAAATCACTGTATTTCTCTTCCCGTGATATTTCATAGGATTTGAACAGCTTCACGAAACTCAGTTGCTTCCATATCCATAATAAACTTTACTGGTCACCCTCATCTGTGACACCCAAAACAATAGGCTATTTGTTTTACAGGACTTACCACAAAACTCGGAGTTTTCTCGCTATGACCAGGAAAAGGACAATGAGCTTTGTAACTTGCTCCTGCCTTTTTAAGTCTCGTATATCTCCCAACAAGATCGACGATATCTATACTTTGTTCTAAATCATCTACGAAACTCAATAGCTAATTTTAAATATTATTTTTTCTATTTTATAGATATATTGAAGATTGTAAACCTCTAAAATATTGCGAATATAAAACTTTTGTATATATTTTGAGTATATAAATAAAAAATATATGAAAAATATATGAAAAAAATATGAGATGAAGGGGAAATTATTGCCATTAAATATCTACAAAAACATGGATTTGTTATAAAAGACACCAATTTCAAGTTCGGAAGATTTTGAGAAGTTGATATTGTTGCAGAAAAATGATCGAGATATTATTTCATAGAAGTAAAATATAGATCACATACCTTATTTTGACTTCCAGAAGATGCAATAATAGCTCGAAAGTTGCGAAAATGTCTGAGAACCATGCAATTTTACTGCAAAATACATAAAGTACCTCTCGAAAATATACAGTTTGATGTTATCACTATACTCAGAGAAATAAGTTCGCACAAAATTACGCATTACAGAAATATAGAAATGTACTAATACAACATATGAGTTATTTCGCAATCAAACTTAGCAGTCATTATTACCTTTGAACCCAAAAATGTAGTAATATATCTTAAGTATTTAGCGATAACCACCAATATGAATAAATATTCTTCAAAAAAAGCAGTGACACTTTTAGAGCTCGTAGTCGTTATGACTATCTTTTCAATTTTATCTACCATTGGTTTCATTTCTTTTTCTAGATATACCTCTGAATCTAGAGATACCGCTCGTTTAAAAGATATATCTTCCGTCAATTCAACCTTGAATATATTTTTTGCACATTCTGGTTATTTTCCTGAGCCAACCGATGCAGTTGAAATAACATTTGATGGTGCTGTAGCATGGGTCCAATGAGTTTTTTGAAAAAAATCATGAGACGAAACGGGGAAAATTTTTGGTGACTTAAAAGATCCATTGTATGGGAACCAATATACATATTCAATTACTAAAAATAAAAAGGAATATCAAATAGCTTATGTTTTGGAATGATCGAAACAATCATGGATGGATTTGACACAGCAATCAACATTTAATTTTAAAGACATTGATCCACTTGTGTCTAAAACGTACGCAGCAGGATTTTATAACCCTGGATTATTAAATCCTACAATTTGGTTAGATGCTGATGATGTAAATGGAAATGGAGATACAACTGATAATCCTGCAGATGGCTCTGTGGTAACAACATGGGTAAACAAAGGTACCAAGGGTATCACGTGAAATCCGACAGTCACTCATGGGCAAGTAACGTATACGAAAGATTCAGTAAATAATATAAATGGTATATTTGTAGAAAAAGCAGATGGACTGCGATTTGATGGATCTAATATCTCACAATGAGAAGTCTATTATGTATTGCATGATTCTGGGGGAAAAGCTAGTGGTATAGCATTACAGGGTACCAATAAAGGTTATATAATTGGTTCATATTCCAATTATAGAAATGCTCTTAAAATTTGATCAACACCGTCGCATATCAATACAGCACCTGCCATTAAAAATACGAATAAAAGAGCTGCATTTTTCTATTCTTTTGTTACCGATGGGATAAATTATGAGTTTTTAAATAGTTGAAATTTAATATCTCAGTGAGCTACAAATCCAATCACAGGTGTTACTTGGGCACTTAATAAGGCTGGATGATATAATAAAAATAATGAGCTCGCTGATTGGGGAATTTGAGAAGTTATAATATTTGATACCACTCAATCAGATGATGTCAGATTTCAAATGGAAGGGTATCTTGCACATAAATGGGCTTTGGTAGATTATTTACCAGCTGATCACCCATATAAGAATGAAGCCCCAGTAAA
This genomic interval from Candidatus Gracilibacteria bacterium contains the following:
- the frr gene encoding ribosome recycling factor; its protein translation is MIQDAKKDLEKALSHLESEFSKLQMGRANPALVEGIMIEQYGSLQAIKNIASVNILDNQTLSIAPWDKSIVHAIAKAITDAGVGLNPQTQADSVLIRIPPMTEERRKEMVKVVKKFTEDGKVSVRNVRGDYLKKIKRQETDKEISEDVARDLERDLQKLIDEANKTVEEVAKKKESDIMKV
- the rpoD gene encoding RNA polymerase sigma factor RpoD, which encodes MLEDMPEEIQELMKKGKVDGRITQDELMNAIPNAEDDVDLLDEIYSRLMTIGIDVVDSLDKSNLFTDGKKEKKDNHSGAVSLSEISDDSIRMYLNEIGRVDLLNGEQEVELGRRIKEGDQEARKTLAAANLRLVVSIAKKYMGRGLGLLDLIQEGNVGLFRAVDKFDATKGFKFSTYATWWIRQGVTRAIADQARTIRVPVHMIETINKFTHTYRRLTQELTREPLMEELATELDMDIKKVRQIMRISQDILSLDAPVGSEEDTSLGDFIEDDKTMAPDEQTNMNLLKENLNEMLDFLTPRERKIIKMRFGLEGGDVHTLEEVGKEFGVTRERIRQIEAKTLEKLKEHPNADKIKFF
- the dnaG gene encoding DNA primase, whose product is MSFVDDLEQSIDIVDLVGRYTRLKKAGASYKAHCPFPGHSEKTPSFVVSPVKQIAYCFGCHRGGGPVKFIMDMEATEFREAVQILGNITGREIQGFTESKEVIQIKKNLYSLYKDASVYYQKSLKENPEIKKYLMDRGLSEDDIINFAFGYADSGVSLYNYLKDKGYQDEQIEQSHIFLDIRQKKDKFIGRVIFPIENLRGDTVAFAGRIIGSGEPKYLNSPASDIYDKSSILYGLYKARKAISTSDQIIVTEGYMDTIALHRYNFLQTVAVSGTALTEKHITIIKRLTHKIYLCFDNDKAGEQATKLSLELLKNKGLEVKIIEISGAKDPDEFLEGGGNFQILIDSAITPIQYLIQKTSYNLESIDEKKKFLSEIFETISSYSDSIEQDMYLQEISKLSKTPLALIYEMYKKRGNTQKEVAEKAPKIQLSTDEILLSFVYDNYDAAEIVTNGLLFPEAKSSVLESALENPEKFFSSLDLQKKETLKALNFQNSQKYTNPEDMLGALHSAILQVNRIFYKQLTEKYKQKINQGDSQALVKYSELLQTAKKHNLK
- a CDS encoding adenylyltransferase/cytidyltransferase family protein; this translates as MEKYGLIIGRFQPLHIGHKLLIQKSLEQNIKTIVLIGSSETLDEKNPYSFELRKQIMNSEYENRGLIIQNLPDYKSDTEWIAKILEYIPKESTHIEVYCGDKKNDSAVLVLQKLGNLLPFDIDIFEIPRSILPISATQIRDWIRDKNISKLSEFLGKATLKILKKEKLI
- a CDS encoding manganese-dependent inorganic pyrophosphatase, which encodes MTQISVIGHKNPDTDCTLSAIIMADYLNKKGYLATPYIQGSLNKETLFLLEKYNIPEPVIVTQLDTNIDVCLVDHNEASQSIDNLTNVRVSHIVDHHKINFESNTPLFMRLEPLCSTASVLYKMYIEAGYEISQDIATMMLACIMSDSLLWKSSTTTEEDKVIAAKLQKITAISNLSDFAMPMFEAKSDLGDVSAEEIITSDYKIFEAGDSNIGCGTVETTSPDNILARKEEILVGMKNIKENQKLDFIMLSIVDIIQEINTTLVLDGKDSEIIETVFDSSVINNEANLGARLSRKKQIIPQLTEYFNAR
- a CDS encoding YraN family protein translates to MKKIGDEGEIIAIKYLQKHGFVIKDTNFKFGRFGEVDIVAEKGSRYYFIEVKYRSHTLFGLPEDAIIARKLRKCLRTMQFYCKIHKVPLENIQFDVITILREISSHKITHYRNIEMY